One Fictibacillus halophilus genomic window, TCAAAATTTACACACTTATATAGGATGATGAAATGGTAGATTTAGTTGCATTCCCTGCTTTTTTATTAATCCTAACTAGAGTATCGGCATTTTACTTAACAATTCCTGTGTTTTCCAATAAAAATTTACCTGTCATGCATAAAATCGGATTATCATTATTTTTATCTTGGATCATGTTGTACGCGATTGACCCAAAACCAATTCCGTTAGATGCTACCTTTTTTCTATTAATTATTAAGGAAGCGATGGTAGGACTATCCATCGGATTTATTGCAGCGATTGTTTTCTACGCTATTCAAGTAGCTGGGGGATTTATTGATCTACAGATGGGTTTTGCGATTGCAAACGTGTTTGATCCGCAAACCGGCATTCAGACTCCATTGATGGGTAGATATCTGTATACGTTTGCGATTCTGTTCTTGTTAGCAACAGATGCGCATCACATGTTACTTGATGGAATCTTTTATAGCTATCAATTTTTACCCATTGATTCAGCGATTTCTAATTTTGGAGATGGCGGGATTACGAGATTTGTACTAAGTGTGTTCTCAGGTATGTTCTTAGTTGCTCTGCAGATGGCGATTCCTATCGTTGGTACGTTGTTTCTAGCCGATCTAGCACTTGGAATCGTAGCAAGAACCGTACCACAGATGAACATTTTTGTTATCGGTCTGCCGGTTAAGATTTTAATTGCACTTGTATTGTTTTTAGTAGTAATGCCCGCGTTCTTTGTATCTGTTCAGATGCTGGTCGGACAGATGCGTGACAGCATGATTAACTTAATGGAATTGTTAGGGGCGGCATAATTTGATGAGATATCCAATTACTTTACAATACTTTTCAGGAGAAAAAACAGAAAAAGCAACACCGAAAAAAAGACAGGAGAGCAGAAAAAAAGGTCAGGTAGCCAAAAGTGCTGACATCAATGCTGCACTTGTGCTGTTTGCATCTGTTATGTTTCTTTCCTTCATGGGGAGCTGGATGGGTCAAAGATTGCTTCATCTCTTCGCCTATAGTTTAGATAAGAAACTTCTTTATAACGTGACGGAATCTAGTATTCCTAAGCTGTTTTGGGAACTTTCGCTTGAAGTTGCAATAATCATAGCTCCCGTAATGATCGCCGCTATGATCGCTGGTGTCTTAGGGAACTATTTGCAGGTAGGATTTTTATTATCAACAGAAGCGATTCAAATGAAACTTGAACGGATCAATCCTTTATCCGGATTTAAGAGAATCTACTCGGTACGTGCTCTAGTAGAACTATCAAAATCAATGCTTAAGATTCTACTTATCGGTGGTGTGACTTTTTTTATTCTTTGGAGTGAACGCGATATCTATTTAAGAATGAGCTTAGTGAGCATTGAATCGTCTCTTCCTGTCTTTGGAGGACTTGCGGTCAAAATGGGTTTTGCAGCTTCACTCGTTTTACTTTTTCTTGCGTTTCTTGACTATATGTACCAAAAATACGATTTTGAAAAAAATATTAGGATGTCTAAACAAGATATTAAAGACGAATACAAAAAATCTGAAGGTGATCCTAAGATTAAAGGGAAGATCAAGGAAAAACAAAGACAGATGGCTATGAGGCGAATGATGCAAGAAGTGCCTAAAGCGGATGTTATCATCACAAACCCTACACATTATGCGATCTGCTTAAAGTATGACGATAACAGCATGGATGCTCCAGTTGTTGTGGCAAAGGGAGTGGATCTTATCGCTCAACGCATCAAAGAGATCGCAAAAGAGCATAACGTAGCGGTTGTAGAAAACAAGCCTCTAGCAAGAACACTGTACGCCCGCGTTGAGATCGGGCATGTGATTCCTGAAGATCTTTTTAAAGCAGTAGCTGAAATTTTAGCCTTTGTATACCGTGTAAAGAACAAAGCGTAAGGAATGAATAGGAGAGTTAACAGATGAAAGCTAGAGACATGAGTGTTTTAGCGGGCGTTATTCTTATTATCGCCATGCTCGTCATACCAATGCCAACGTTTATGTTGGACTTCTTAATCATAACGAATATATCTCTGGCACTTTTAATCATATTAATTGCCATGAACACAACACAGCCTCTCCAATTTTCTATATTTCCGTCATTGTTATTGTTAGTGACGCTTTTTAGACTAGGGCTAAACGTTTCGACAACGAGGAGCATCCTTTCAACAGGAGATGCAGGAAACGTTGTGCATACTTTCGGTGAATTTGTTGTTGGTGGAAATATACTTGTTGGTATCGTCGTATTTTTTATTCTTATTATCATTCAATTTATCGTAATTACAAAAGGATCTGAACGTGTGTCAGAAGTAGCTGCAAGATTTACACTCGATGCGATGCCTGGTAAGCAGATGAGCATTGATGCAGACTTAAACGCTGGTATGATTTCAGATCGGGAAGCGAAAGAAAGACGTGAAACGATCGAACGCGAAGCAGATTTTTACGGAGCGATGGACGGAGCGAGTAAGTTTGTTAAAGGTGATGCTATTGCTGGTATTATCATCGTCTTGATCAATATGTTGTTCGGAATCATCATCGGGATGCTTCAGATGGGCCTTAGCTTTGGTGAGAGTGCAGAATTGTTTACAAGAATGACCGTTGGTGATGGATTAGTATCGCAGATTCCAGCGCTGATCATTTCTACAGCGACAGGAATTATTGTGACACGTGCGGCATCAGAAGGAAACTTAGGGTTTGATATTAGCAAACAATTGCTTGCTTATCCGACCATGCTTTTTGTTGCCGGAGGAACGATCATCATGCTTGGATTATTCACTCCGATCAATGACTTTTTTACGCTTATGGTAGGAGGAATATTAGTGATCGGCGGTTATCTTCTATTAAAAGCTGAGCGTGAGCAAAAAGAAAAAGAAGAAGTGGTGGAAGAAGATATTCAAACCGAACAGCTTAAAAGCCCTGAATCTGTCGTGAACCTTCTGCAGATCGATCCGATCGAATTTGAATTTGGCTACAGCCTTATTCCATTAGCAGACACTTCGCAAGGTGGTGACCTGTTAGACAGGATCGTTATGATCAGAAGACAGCTTGCTTTAGAACTTGGAATGATCGTACCGGTAGTAAGGATAAGAGACAACATCCAGCTTCAGCCGAATGAATACAGAATCAAAATTAAAGGCAGTCAAGTCGCAAAAGGTGAGTTGCTGCTGGATCATTATTTAGCGATGAGTCCAGGTATCGATAATGAAGAGGTACAAGGTATTGATACGATGGAACCGGCATTCGGTCTTCCAGCCATCTGGATCGGTGAAGAGATGAAAGAGCGAGCTGAATACTCAGGATACACAGTTGTAGATCCGCCATCAGTAGTCTCGACTCATTTAACAGAAGTGATCAAAAAACATGCACACGAATTGATTGGCAGACAAGAAACGAAACAACTTGTGGATCACTTAAAAGAATCGTATCCTGCCATTGTAGAAGAAGTAACCCCGGATGCACTAACGATCGGAGAAGTACAAAAGGTGTTATCTAAACTTTTACGAGAGCGAATCTCGATACGAAACTTAGCAGTAATCTTTGAAACATTAGCAGATTTTGCAAAAATGACTAAAGACACAGATCTATTAACAGAGTATGTAAGACAAGGCTTATCTAGACAGATCTCAAAAAGCTATACGAATGAAAATGAACCGCTGCATGTTATCACGCTTGGCGGTTCGGTGGAAAAGAAGATAGCTGATGCTGTTCAGCAAACCGAACATGGCAATTATCTGTCACTAGATCCTCAAGATTCTCAAGTGATCTTTGATAGCATTACAACTGAACTTGAATCTGGACAAAGTTTTGATCAATCTGTTGTCCTCTTATGTTCACCAGCTGTAAGAATGTACGTAAGGCAACTGATTGAGCGTTATCTTCCGGATGTTGCGGTTTTATCATATAACGAATTGGAACCTGAGCTTGAAGTGAAAAGTGTAGGGGTGGTGAACATCTGATGAAAGTGAAGAAGTATACAGCACATAACTTGCCAGAAGCTATGAAATTAGTAAGAGCCGATCTTGGCAGTGGTGCAGTCATTTTAAATACGAGAGAGATTCAAGTTGGAGGTTTTTTCGGATTCTTTACTAAGAAGAACGTTGAAATTTTCGCTGGATTAGATCAAGACGTAGATTATCACCAAACAAAGCATCATAACAAGAATATTGTGAAAGAACAGCAACCTGTGTTTCAAGATGAGGAACTGACGAAGGAAATTCGTCAACTAAAGAAGATGGTTCACACTTTGACCGTGCAATCAAAATCTTCAGATGATAGAGCACCATTTGTTAAAGAATGGGAAACTTTTCTTTTAAATCAAGAAGTAGATGTAAAAATAATGGAAGAACTTATTCCTGCTTTATCAAATAAATACGAAAGTCTCGATGAAATGGAGCGAGACAATTATGACTGGAATACGTGGATCGGCCATTATTTAAGTGCAAGAATGGCAAAAAGTGAGTTTGGTGGCTTTCATTATGAATCGAAATTTTTAAACTTGATCGGACCTACGGGTGTTGGTAAAACAACGACGATAGCTAAGATTGGAGCAAAAGCGGTTTTAAAAGACGGAAAGAAAGTCGCGTTTATTACAACAGATACTTATCGGATCGCAGCTATCGACCAACTAAAAACGTACGCTGAAATATTAAACATTCCATGTGAAGTCGCTTATACGGCTGATGATTTTAAGAAAGCTAAAGAAAAGTTTATAGATTATGATCTAGTTCTCGTAGATTCGGCAGGCAGAAATTTCTTAAATCGTTTTTATATCGAAGAACTACAACGTATCATTCATTTTGATAAAGATATGAAAAACTATCTCGTCCTTTCTTTAACTTCAAAATATCTGGATATGGAGACCATCTATAGTCAGTTTAAGAGTTTACCGGTTCATAAGGTGATTTTTACGAAGAAAGATGAAACGAAGACGTACGGTTCTTTATTAAACCTTGCAATCTTAAACAATGTACCAATCGGCTATGTTACGAATGGCCAGAACGTTCCTGATGATATGTTTGAGGCAGATGCGGATGAACTTGTTCAAACGCTATTAAAGGAAAAGTCACAGCATGCTTGATCAAGCGAGTAGTCTTCGAAAACAGTTGGTTTCTGCCTCGTCAAACAGTGCAAGAGTAATCTCTGTAGTCAGTGGTAAAGGCGGAGTTGGTAAAACAAATGTTACGGTGAATCTTGCCCTTTCTTTGGTTCAGATGAGAAAGCGCGTTTTAGTACTAGATCTTGATATAGGTATGGGAAATGTAGATTTAATCCTTGGCAGAAGATCTCCCAAGCATATGATGGATATGCTACAGAATCAATTATCTGTATGGGAGATCATTGAAGAGGGGAAAGACGGACTTCATACGATTGCTGGCGGGAGGAATTTCGGTTCTCTTACAAGCATTACGGATGATATGTTGGTACATTTCATGAAACAACTAGAAGAACTAGAGAGATTTTATGATTATATTTTTTTAGACATGGGTGCAGGCGCGACACAAACAGCTTTAAAATTTGTGCTCTCAAGCCACGAGGTATTGGTGATCGCAACTCCTGAGATCACCTCACTAACAGATGCCTATTCAATGATGAAATTCATTTATATGAAAGATAAGGACCTTCCCTTCTACTTAGTCATCAACCGATATGAGAATGCAAGAGAAGGAAGAGAAACGGTTGATAAACTAAGTCATGTTTGTAAACAATTCTTACAAAAAGAACTGATCTGTTTAGGTAAAATACCGATGGACCAGAATGTATTACATGCTGTGAAGAAACAGATTCCCTTTTCTATTTATAAACCATCATCGATAGCATCCAGGGCTGTGTATCAATTAGCGGAAACTTATGTGGGTGCGGTGAAACAGCATGAAGTGTCTTATAAGTCTTTCATCGGTAAGTTAAAGTCATTTTTTAGAGAAAGGTAGATGCTGCATGAAACAGATCAGAGTGCTAATTGTGGATGATTCTGCCTTTATGAGGAAGCTGATCAAAGAGTTCTTAAGTGAAGATCCAAGAATTTTGGTGATCGATACAGCAAGAAACGGACAAGAAGCTATTGATAAAACACTTAAGTTAAAACCAGATGTTATTACGATGGATGTTGAAATGCCTATACTAAATGGCATTGACGCCGCAAGAACGATTATGAAGAGTTGTCCTGTTCCAATCATCATATTATCAAGTACAACAAAAGTTGGTGCACAAAATACGATTCTAGCTATGGAAGCAGGAGCTATTGATTTTATCGCTAAGCCATCTGGGGCCATCTCGTTAGATTTACATAAAGTGAAGAATAGTTTGATAGAAAAAGTTATCACTTCTTCTAAAGCTAATATCGTAACAAAAAAAGCTGTATTACCTTATAAACTTGAAGACAATGTGCCTAAGAGAACTTTAAAGATAGAGCACAAAGATAAACTCGTTTTAATAGGTACATCGACTGGCGGTCCGAGAGCGTTACAACAAGTAATCACTAAGCTTCCTAGAGACCTGGATGCACCCGTTGTTGTCGTACAACATATGCCGGCAGGATTTACGAGATCATTAGCAGATCGATTGAATTCGTTATCCAACGTTAGTGTAAAAGAGGCGGAGGATCATGAGCTGTTACAAAAAGGTTATGTTTACATCGCACCAGGTGGTTTTCATGTACGACTCTACGAAAAAATAGGACGGTTGTACGTTTCTTTACACAAAGATGATCCCGTAGGGGGACATCGACCAGCAGTTAACGTACTGTTCAGTTCTGCTAGCAAACTTAAAGACTATCAAAAGGTAGCTGTTATTATGACTGGAATGGGATCGGACGGCACGGATGGGATCGTAGATTTAAAAGAAGCGGGTTCGACGGTAGTTATTGCGGAGGCAAAAGAATCCTGCATCGTTTATGGGATGCCAAAAGCCGCGGTGCTTACTAAAAAGGTAGATGAAGTTGTTCATTTAGAGTCAATTGGATTAGCTATTCAGAACCATTTGTAAAATAGGAGGAATTATACGATGGAAATGACACAATATCTCGACATATTCATTGAGGAGAGCAAAGAACATTTACAGTCTATTAATCAACAAGCGCTGCTGCTGGAAAAATCACCTGGAGAACTTTCAATTGTAAATGAGATTTTCCGTTCTGCTCATACATTAAAAGGAATGTCAGCTACGATGGGTTATGAAGATCTAGCTAGCCTTACTCACTGTATGGAAAATGTTCTTGATGCGATTCGTAATAACAAGATAGAAGTTTCATCTTCTGTCCTAGATGTTCTGTTCGCGTCGCTTGACCACTTAGAAGCGATGGTAGTAGAAATTTCAGAAGGCGGCAGCGGTAAACGTGATGTGACGGAGACGGTGAGAGATTTAGAGGCCCTTGAAAAGGGAGAAGTTCCAAAGAAGATTCAAGCCGACACAAAAAATGAAGCAAAATCGTTACATGCTTATGATCAATATGAAAAGCAGATTATTATTCAATCCAAAGAACAAGGATTTCACGCTTACGAGCTTTCAATCTCATTAAGGGACGACTGTATCTTAAAAGCGGCCAGAGTATATATGGTATTTGAAGTGATCGAACAGATCGGTGAGATCATTAAAACGATGCCAGCAGTAGACATGCTTGAAACAGAACAATTCGGAACTCATTTTACGCTTTCCATCCTCACGAAAGAGTCCGCCGAAAACGTTAAAGAACGTATCTTAAAAGTTTCTGAGATTGATGCAGTAGAAGTGAATGATATCAAGGCAGATCAACTTAACATCTCGTCAAACTCTGAGAGCGAGGAGAACAAAAAATTAGAGCAACAAGAAGTAACATCCCAAGATAAAAAAAGTGAACCACAGCAAACTTCAAACGCTGGTAGCAGCGGGAAAACGATCCGCGTCAATATAGAGAGGCTCGATCAGCTCATGAACTTGTTTGAGGAACTCGTCATTGACCGGGGGCGGCTTGAAGAGATATCAAAATCATTAAAAAGCATGGAACTCAACGAAACGGTTGAACGAATGTCTCGTGTATCGGGAGATCTTCAAAATATTATCCTGACGATGAGAATGGTTCCTGTAGAGCAAGTTTTCAATCGTTTTCCAAGGATGATCAGAGGATTAGCGAAAGATCTCGGTAAAAAGGTTAACCTTGAGATCGTAGGTGCTGAAACTGAACTTGATCGAACCGTAATTGATGAGATCGGTGATCCGCTAGTTCATCTACTTAGAAACTCGATTGACCATGGCATCGAGAACCCTGAGATACGCTCTTCTAAAGGTAAAAATGAGACAGGAACCATCTATTTAAGAGCATTTCATAGCGGAAATCATGTGTTTATTGAGATTCAAGATGATGGAGCGGGTATAAATAAACAAAAAGTATTGAGTAAAGCAATCGAGAATGGGATCATCACGAAAGAAATGTCTGAAAATTTGACCGATAAACAGTGTTTTGAATTATTGTTCGCTTCAGGCTTTTCTACTGCAGATGTCGTTTCAGACATTTCAGGACGTGGAGTGGGACTAGATGTTGTGAAAAATAAGATTGAATCGTTAGGTGGTTCTATCGCTGTTGATTCAACGGAAGGTTCAGGAACGATCTTTTCTATACAGCTTCCTCTGACTCTATCGATCATGTCTGTCATGCTCGTTGAAATCAGTCGTGAGAAATACGCGATTCCATTATCTTCGATCATTGAAACAGCCATCATTAAGAAAGAAGACATTCTTTCAGCTCATAATCAAAAAGTGATTGATTTTAGAGGCAAAGTGGTACCGCTTGTAAATATGAAAGACGTTTTCGAAGTCCCTGGTTCAACAGATTCCGGTCAGCACGTTCCTGTAGTCGTAGTGAGAAAAGGGGATAAGATGGCAGCACTAGTTGTTGATTCGTTTATCGGACAGCAAGAAATCGTCTTAAAATCACTTGGTCAGTATTTAACATCGGTATTTGCTATCTCTGGCGCAACGATTCTAGGAGATGGACAAGTGGCATTAATTCTCGATTGCAATGCACTCATTAAATAAGGTGGTTAATCATGATGAATGAAGAAAAAGTGATCATATTTCAATTAAAAGATGAAGAATATGCAGTTCCAGTCCAGCACGTGAAATCGATTGAAAGAATGCAGCCGATTACTCGAATTCCAAGGACGGTTTCATTCGTAAAAGGGGTAATTAACTTAAGAGGAGTCGTTACGCCTATTATAGACTTGCGTTCTCGATTCGAAATTGAAGAAGTAACTCATACGGATACAACTCGAATCATCATTGTGTCAGTCGGTTCGATTGAAGCTGGACTGATCGTTGATGCAGCGAACGACGTAATCGATCT contains:
- a CDS encoding protein-glutamate methylesterase/protein-glutamine glutaminase; its protein translation is MKQIRVLIVDDSAFMRKLIKEFLSEDPRILVIDTARNGQEAIDKTLKLKPDVITMDVEMPILNGIDAARTIMKSCPVPIIILSSTTKVGAQNTILAMEAGAIDFIAKPSGAISLDLHKVKNSLIEKVITSSKANIVTKKAVLPYKLEDNVPKRTLKIEHKDKLVLIGTSTGGPRALQQVITKLPRDLDAPVVVVQHMPAGFTRSLADRLNSLSNVSVKEAEDHELLQKGYVYIAPGGFHVRLYEKIGRLYVSLHKDDPVGGHRPAVNVLFSSASKLKDYQKVAVIMTGMGSDGTDGIVDLKEAGSTVVIAEAKESCIVYGMPKAAVLTKKVDEVVHLESIGLAIQNHL
- a CDS encoding chemotaxis protein CheW, giving the protein MMNEEKVIIFQLKDEEYAVPVQHVKSIERMQPITRIPRTVSFVKGVINLRGVVTPIIDLRSRFEIEEVTHTDTTRIIIVSVGSIEAGLIVDAANDVIDLDRESIEPPPEVVGGVDAEYIHGVAKLEKRLLILLDLVKVLNPEKLDVQPTKESIH
- the flhF gene encoding flagellar biosynthesis protein FlhF produces the protein MKVKKYTAHNLPEAMKLVRADLGSGAVILNTREIQVGGFFGFFTKKNVEIFAGLDQDVDYHQTKHHNKNIVKEQQPVFQDEELTKEIRQLKKMVHTLTVQSKSSDDRAPFVKEWETFLLNQEVDVKIMEELIPALSNKYESLDEMERDNYDWNTWIGHYLSARMAKSEFGGFHYESKFLNLIGPTGVGKTTTIAKIGAKAVLKDGKKVAFITTDTYRIAAIDQLKTYAEILNIPCEVAYTADDFKKAKEKFIDYDLVLVDSAGRNFLNRFYIEELQRIIHFDKDMKNYLVLSLTSKYLDMETIYSQFKSLPVHKVIFTKKDETKTYGSLLNLAILNNVPIGYVTNGQNVPDDMFEADADELVQTLLKEKSQHA
- the fliR gene encoding flagellar biosynthetic protein FliR, coding for MVDLVAFPAFLLILTRVSAFYLTIPVFSNKNLPVMHKIGLSLFLSWIMLYAIDPKPIPLDATFFLLIIKEAMVGLSIGFIAAIVFYAIQVAGGFIDLQMGFAIANVFDPQTGIQTPLMGRYLYTFAILFLLATDAHHMLLDGIFYSYQFLPIDSAISNFGDGGITRFVLSVFSGMFLVALQMAIPIVGTLFLADLALGIVARTVPQMNIFVIGLPVKILIALVLFLVVMPAFFVSVQMLVGQMRDSMINLMELLGAA
- a CDS encoding MinD/ParA family protein, giving the protein MLDQASSLRKQLVSASSNSARVISVVSGKGGVGKTNVTVNLALSLVQMRKRVLVLDLDIGMGNVDLILGRRSPKHMMDMLQNQLSVWEIIEEGKDGLHTIAGGRNFGSLTSITDDMLVHFMKQLEELERFYDYIFLDMGAGATQTALKFVLSSHEVLVIATPEITSLTDAYSMMKFIYMKDKDLPFYLVINRYENAREGRETVDKLSHVCKQFLQKELICLGKIPMDQNVLHAVKKQIPFSIYKPSSIASRAVYQLAETYVGAVKQHEVSYKSFIGKLKSFFRER
- the flhB gene encoding flagellar biosynthesis protein FlhB gives rise to the protein MRYPITLQYFSGEKTEKATPKKRQESRKKGQVAKSADINAALVLFASVMFLSFMGSWMGQRLLHLFAYSLDKKLLYNVTESSIPKLFWELSLEVAIIIAPVMIAAMIAGVLGNYLQVGFLLSTEAIQMKLERINPLSGFKRIYSVRALVELSKSMLKILLIGGVTFFILWSERDIYLRMSLVSIESSLPVFGGLAVKMGFAASLVLLFLAFLDYMYQKYDFEKNIRMSKQDIKDEYKKSEGDPKIKGKIKEKQRQMAMRRMMQEVPKADVIITNPTHYAICLKYDDNSMDAPVVVAKGVDLIAQRIKEIAKEHNVAVVENKPLARTLYARVEIGHVIPEDLFKAVAEILAFVYRVKNKA
- a CDS encoding chemotaxis protein CheA; protein product: MEMTQYLDIFIEESKEHLQSINQQALLLEKSPGELSIVNEIFRSAHTLKGMSATMGYEDLASLTHCMENVLDAIRNNKIEVSSSVLDVLFASLDHLEAMVVEISEGGSGKRDVTETVRDLEALEKGEVPKKIQADTKNEAKSLHAYDQYEKQIIIQSKEQGFHAYELSISLRDDCILKAARVYMVFEVIEQIGEIIKTMPAVDMLETEQFGTHFTLSILTKESAENVKERILKVSEIDAVEVNDIKADQLNISSNSESEENKKLEQQEVTSQDKKSEPQQTSNAGSSGKTIRVNIERLDQLMNLFEELVIDRGRLEEISKSLKSMELNETVERMSRVSGDLQNIILTMRMVPVEQVFNRFPRMIRGLAKDLGKKVNLEIVGAETELDRTVIDEIGDPLVHLLRNSIDHGIENPEIRSSKGKNETGTIYLRAFHSGNHVFIEIQDDGAGINKQKVLSKAIENGIITKEMSENLTDKQCFELLFASGFSTADVVSDISGRGVGLDVVKNKIESLGGSIAVDSTEGSGTIFSIQLPLTLSIMSVMLVEISREKYAIPLSSIIETAIIKKEDILSAHNQKVIDFRGKVVPLVNMKDVFEVPGSTDSGQHVPVVVVRKGDKMAALVVDSFIGQQEIVLKSLGQYLTSVFAISGATILGDGQVALILDCNALIK
- the flhA gene encoding flagellar biosynthesis protein FlhA, whose protein sequence is MKARDMSVLAGVILIIAMLVIPMPTFMLDFLIITNISLALLIILIAMNTTQPLQFSIFPSLLLLVTLFRLGLNVSTTRSILSTGDAGNVVHTFGEFVVGGNILVGIVVFFILIIIQFIVITKGSERVSEVAARFTLDAMPGKQMSIDADLNAGMISDREAKERRETIEREADFYGAMDGASKFVKGDAIAGIIIVLINMLFGIIIGMLQMGLSFGESAELFTRMTVGDGLVSQIPALIISTATGIIVTRAASEGNLGFDISKQLLAYPTMLFVAGGTIIMLGLFTPINDFFTLMVGGILVIGGYLLLKAEREQKEKEEVVEEDIQTEQLKSPESVVNLLQIDPIEFEFGYSLIPLADTSQGGDLLDRIVMIRRQLALELGMIVPVVRIRDNIQLQPNEYRIKIKGSQVAKGELLLDHYLAMSPGIDNEEVQGIDTMEPAFGLPAIWIGEEMKERAEYSGYTVVDPPSVVSTHLTEVIKKHAHELIGRQETKQLVDHLKESYPAIVEEVTPDALTIGEVQKVLSKLLRERISIRNLAVIFETLADFAKMTKDTDLLTEYVRQGLSRQISKSYTNENEPLHVITLGGSVEKKIADAVQQTEHGNYLSLDPQDSQVIFDSITTELESGQSFDQSVVLLCSPAVRMYVRQLIERYLPDVAVLSYNELEPELEVKSVGVVNI